The Lysobacter capsici genome has a segment encoding these proteins:
- a CDS encoding GlxA family transcriptional regulator has protein sequence MPKIICMLVYADAQSLDISGPLEVFALASRQAQEDDADCEPLYRLHVVAEQAGPIVLASGMQLLPDMLCSQVPEAVDTLLVSGGMGDALDRMRANTGLVRWLREIAPRVRRIASVCSGALLLAEAGVLDGRKATTHWRDLAELRQRYPRVQVEADAIYTHDGAVWTSAGITAGMDLALAMVAADHGMPLALKVAKRMVMVSKRSGGQSQFSRQLDELDLPDQFAQLAAWVREHLRSRLDVGRLAQQVHMSPRQFGRRFQSVFGTTPQKYIEQLRVEAAKPLLESTRKEFKRIASDCGFASDEAMRRAFVRQLGIRPSDYRERFGSP, from the coding sequence GTGCCCAAGATCATTTGCATGCTGGTGTATGCCGACGCGCAGTCGCTGGACATCAGCGGGCCGCTGGAGGTGTTCGCGCTCGCCAGCCGGCAGGCGCAGGAGGACGATGCGGACTGCGAGCCGCTGTACCGGCTGCATGTGGTGGCCGAGCAGGCCGGCCCGATCGTGCTGGCGTCGGGGATGCAATTGCTGCCGGATATGCTGTGTTCGCAGGTGCCCGAAGCCGTCGACACGCTGTTGGTCAGCGGCGGCATGGGCGATGCGCTGGACCGGATGCGCGCGAATACCGGACTGGTCCGATGGCTGCGCGAGATCGCGCCGCGGGTGCGGCGGATCGCATCGGTGTGCAGCGGCGCCTTGTTGCTGGCCGAGGCCGGGGTGCTCGATGGCCGCAAGGCGACCACGCATTGGCGCGATCTGGCCGAACTGCGCCAGCGCTATCCGCGGGTGCAGGTGGAGGCCGATGCGATCTACACCCACGACGGCGCGGTCTGGACCTCGGCCGGCATCACCGCCGGCATGGATCTGGCGTTGGCGATGGTCGCCGCGGATCACGGCATGCCGCTGGCGTTGAAGGTCGCCAAGCGCATGGTCATGGTGAGCAAGCGCTCGGGCGGGCAGAGCCAGTTCAGCCGGCAACTGGACGAACTCGATCTGCCCGATCAGTTCGCGCAACTGGCCGCGTGGGTGCGCGAGCATCTGCGCTCGCGCCTGGACGTGGGACGGCTGGCGCAGCAGGTGCATATGAGCCCGCGTCAGTTCGGCCGGCGGTTCCAGTCGGTGTTCGGCACCACGCCGCAGAAATACATCGAGCAACTGCGGGTCGAGGCGGCTAAACCCTTGCTGGAAAGCACCCGCAAGGAGTTCAAGCGGATCGCGTCCGATTGCGGGTTCGCATCCGATGAGGCGATGCGGCGCGCGTTCGTGCGCCAACTCGGCATCCGCCCCAGCGATTACCGCGAGCGTTTCGGTTCGCCCTGA